In Clostridium sp. DL-VIII, the following proteins share a genomic window:
- a CDS encoding lipopolysaccharide biosynthesis protein, whose amino-acid sequence MKEYSNLKSGIIVTFISKYSNIFAQLIINSILARLLLPEDFGIIAVITVFISFFNMLGDMGIGPAIIQNKSLGEKEVSDIFKFSIIGAFIMAIGFYFFSYFIAFFYNNSIYIRLGGLLSISVFFSVCNIVPNAILYKAHKFKQVGIINIIVNVIVGIFTITLAFNNFSYYALVLDSILKSLFIFLLCVKVCKIQIKKGYSYESIKKIKNYSSFQFSFNFINYFTRNLDNILVGKFLGASTLGYYDKSYKLMLYPVQNLTNVITPVLHPVLSKYQDSKDIIYETYIKVVKLLAILGVFISTYCFFSANEIIHIMYGSNWDKSIPVFKILSISIVIQMILSSIGSIFQATGYVNKLFSTGIISAVFTVSAIAVGIVSKSLSILAAGLVIAFALNFIQCFYVLITNVFQKNFTSFLLQLKNVVLIGVLMVIGFILTSKIVINNVIISAGFKFIIGTITYSVGLYVTKEYRVLKKLFGRKI is encoded by the coding sequence ATGAAAGAATATTCAAATTTAAAAAGTGGGATAATAGTCACATTTATATCTAAGTACAGCAATATATTTGCTCAATTAATTATAAACTCGATATTAGCTAGGTTATTATTACCAGAAGATTTTGGAATAATAGCAGTAATAACTGTGTTCATATCATTCTTTAATATGCTAGGTGATATGGGAATTGGTCCAGCAATAATTCAAAATAAATCTTTAGGGGAAAAGGAAGTATCGGATATATTTAAGTTTTCAATAATTGGAGCTTTCATTATGGCAATTGGCTTTTATTTCTTTTCATATTTTATTGCATTTTTTTATAATAACAGTATATACATAAGACTTGGGGGATTATTATCAATTTCTGTATTTTTTTCAGTATGCAATATTGTTCCAAATGCTATATTATATAAGGCACATAAATTTAAACAGGTAGGAATAATAAATATTATTGTCAATGTAATAGTCGGAATTTTTACTATAACGTTAGCTTTTAATAATTTCTCTTATTATGCATTAGTACTTGACTCAATACTTAAAAGTTTGTTTATCTTTTTATTATGTGTGAAGGTATGTAAAATACAAATAAAAAAAGGCTATTCATATGAATCTATTAAGAAAATAAAAAATTATTCCAGCTTTCAATTCTCATTTAATTTCATAAATTATTTTACGAGGAATTTAGATAATATATTAGTAGGTAAATTTTTGGGGGCTTCAACTCTTGGGTATTATGATAAATCCTATAAACTTATGCTTTACCCAGTTCAAAATTTAACTAATGTAATAACACCAGTGTTACATCCGGTATTATCAAAATATCAGGATTCTAAAGATATAATTTATGAGACATATATAAAGGTAGTAAAATTGCTAGCAATTTTAGGAGTTTTTATATCTACATATTGCTTTTTTTCGGCCAATGAAATAATACATATAATGTATGGATCCAATTGGGATAAATCCATACCTGTTTTTAAAATACTTTCAATATCAATAGTAATACAAATGATCTTATCAAGCATAGGGTCAATATTTCAAGCTACAGGATATGTAAATAAGTTATTTTCAACAGGAATAATATCAGCAGTGTTTACTGTAAGTGCCATAGCTGTCGGAATAGTTAGTAAAAGTTTATCAATATTGGCAGCAGGTTTAGTTATAGCATTCGCATTAAATTTTATCCAATGTTTTTATGTACTAATAACTAATGTATTCCAAAAAAATTTTACTTCTTTTTTGCTTCAACTAAAAAATGTAGTACTTATAGGAGTTTTAATGGTGATTGGATTTATATTAACAAGTAAAATAGTCATAAATAATGTAATAATAAGTGCAGGGTTTAAATTTATTATTGGAACTATAACATATTCTGTAGGATTATATGTAACAAAAGAATACAGAGTATTGAAAAAATTGTTTGGAAGAAAAATTTAA
- a CDS encoding sugar transferase — protein MQQLEINKGEAVFQDRAEPRMEYYFFKRTMDILCSLTGLTILLPIFLIVGIIIKLESRGPIFFAQERIGKNGEVFKMYKFRSMVVNAEKLKKELQCKNEMSGPMFKMKNDPRVTKVGRFIRKTSIDELPQLFNILKGEMSLVGPRPSLPKEVQKFDDWMMTRLEVKPGLTCYWQVSGRNDIDFEEWMELDIKYVQDRSILIDIKLILKTFSVLFGDKHAR, from the coding sequence ATGCAGCAACTAGAAATTAATAAAGGGGAGGCTGTCTTCCAAGATAGAGCTGAACCTAGGATGGAGTATTACTTTTTTAAGAGGACTATGGATATTCTTTGCTCTTTAACTGGATTAACGATTTTATTGCCAATATTTTTAATTGTTGGAATAATAATAAAACTTGAATCAAGAGGTCCAATTTTTTTTGCTCAAGAACGGATTGGGAAAAATGGTGAAGTGTTTAAGATGTACAAGTTTAGATCAATGGTAGTTAATGCAGAAAAATTAAAGAAAGAACTACAATGTAAAAATGAGATGAGCGGACCAATGTTCAAAATGAAGAATGATCCAAGAGTAACTAAAGTTGGCAGATTCATAAGAAAAACAAGCATAGATGAACTTCCACAATTGTTTAATATACTAAAAGGTGAAATGAGTTTAGTTGGACCTAGACCGTCACTTCCTAAAGAAGTTCAAAAATTCGATGACTGGATGATGACTAGATTAGAGGTTAAGCCCGGATTAACCTGCTATTGGCAAGTTTCAGGTAGAAATGATATTGACTTTGAAGAATGGATGGAATTAGACATAAAATATGTGCAGGATAGAAGTATTTTAATCGATATTAAATTGATTTTAAAAACATTTTCTGTACTATTTGGAGACAAACATGCTAGATAG
- a CDS encoding glycosyltransferase → MNILYINRGMGLGGVEKCILQLTKEFKEENKIIAASMGGELTEELKKLDVKHYNIMNTDSKNPFNILKNLLIIYKIVKREEVDIIHSHHRMTTLLSKVILKFTKTKLIHTQHLCIEDKFKLTNFALKNIKIITVSEAAKKILIEKANLKGKNMTTIYNTIETKNSNKIVDNRLLSLKEQGYFIVAQISRLVDYKGIYDFIEVAKRTTLENKKIKFVLLGDGPELNNASEVIKKENLDESIYLLGAKDNVIEHLKYIDILLLCSYIEGLPLTPLEAFSQGVPVIATNIDGTNEEIEDGYNGYLVEMKDVETFKEKILKLHNDKVGYNCMKSNCIETFNIKFNNKTYYDAHLKEYKELLS, encoded by the coding sequence ATGAATATATTATATATAAACAGAGGTATGGGTCTTGGTGGAGTTGAAAAATGCATTCTACAGCTAACTAAGGAATTTAAGGAAGAAAATAAAATTATAGCTGCAAGCATGGGTGGAGAACTAACAGAAGAACTTAAAAAACTGGATGTTAAACATTATAATATTATGAATACAGATTCTAAAAATCCATTTAATATACTAAAAAATCTATTAATTATATATAAGATAGTGAAAAGAGAGGAGGTAGATATAATTCATAGTCATCACAGAATGACTACCTTATTATCAAAAGTAATATTAAAATTTACAAAAACTAAATTAATACATACTCAACATTTATGCATTGAAGACAAATTTAAGTTAACTAATTTTGCATTGAAAAATATTAAAATAATAACTGTAAGTGAAGCGGCTAAGAAAATTCTAATTGAAAAAGCCAATTTGAAAGGAAAAAATATGACTACAATATACAATACAATAGAAACTAAAAATAGTAACAAAATAGTTGATAACAGACTTTTAAGTTTAAAAGAACAGGGATATTTTATAGTAGCTCAAATAAGCAGGTTAGTGGATTATAAAGGAATTTATGATTTCATTGAAGTGGCTAAGAGAACCACCTTAGAAAATAAAAAAATAAAGTTTGTATTATTAGGTGATGGGCCAGAACTAAATAATGCAAGTGAAGTTATTAAAAAAGAAAATTTAGATGAATCGATATACTTATTAGGAGCAAAAGATAATGTAATAGAGCACTTAAAATATATAGATATATTACTTTTGTGTTCATACATTGAAGGATTACCATTAACCCCATTGGAGGCTTTTTCTCAAGGAGTTCCAGTTATTGCTACAAATATTGATGGAACAAATGAAGAAATAGAAGATGGGTACAACGGATATTTGGTAGAAATGAAAGACGTTGAAACCTTTAAAGAAAAAATACTTAAGTTACACAATGATAAAGTAGGATATAACTGTATGAAAAGCAATTGTATAGAAACCTTTAATATAAAATTTAACAACAAAACATATTATGATGCGCATTTAAAGGAATATAAGGAACTTTTAAGCTAA
- a CDS encoding glycosyltransferase, with the protein MISVIIPVYNVGEYIRECLESILNQSYKDLQIIIVDDGSTDNTMDIVKEYKEKFENFTVLQQQNAGVSVARNTAFHYIKGEYTIYIDPDDFLELDMFESMYKRAKNSNVDIVICGFYFYYNPKDNRNYIEKYKVDSRQVYNSYKVMELMLSYELQGQLWNKLFKSQLLKEIDFKFEPNRYIQDAFPVFKAIYKARGIGFINKPLYYYRQRQSSTVHKRNEKLAEDYYHAMSSIINYIKDEHIGVSNESLNIFKAKVLSHFIAHYTNADKANGLKSFKESKYSELNVKNKDFLFLKEISKEDKIKLFLWNCGLYTMLKKIKNKS; encoded by the coding sequence ATGATAAGTGTTATCATACCAGTCTATAACGTTGGAGAATATATACGAGAATGTTTAGAAAGTATTTTAAATCAGAGCTATAAGGATTTGCAAATAATAATCGTTGATGATGGTTCAACTGATAATACGATGGATATTGTTAAAGAGTATAAAGAAAAATTTGAAAATTTTACTGTTTTGCAGCAGCAAAATGCAGGTGTATCCGTTGCAAGAAATACAGCTTTTCACTATATAAAAGGTGAATATACAATATATATTGATCCAGATGATTTTTTAGAACTGGATATGTTTGAATCAATGTATAAAAGAGCTAAAAATTCTAATGTAGATATTGTAATCTGTGGATTTTATTTTTATTACAACCCAAAAGATAATAGAAATTATATTGAAAAGTATAAAGTTGATTCAAGGCAGGTATACAATAGCTATAAAGTTATGGAGCTTATGCTAAGCTATGAACTGCAAGGGCAGCTATGGAATAAGCTTTTTAAAAGCCAATTGTTAAAAGAAATCGATTTTAAGTTTGAGCCTAATAGATATATTCAAGATGCTTTTCCAGTATTTAAAGCAATATATAAAGCTAGAGGAATAGGTTTTATAAATAAGCCTTTGTATTATTATAGGCAAAGACAGTCATCAACTGTTCATAAGAGAAATGAGAAATTAGCAGAGGATTATTACCATGCTATGAGCAGCATCATAAATTATATAAAAGATGAGCATATAGGAGTAAGTAATGAGAGTTTAAATATTTTTAAAGCTAAAGTATTATCACATTTTATTGCTCATTATACGAATGCCGATAAAGCTAACGGTTTAAAAAGTTTTAAAGAAAGTAAATATAGTGAATTAAATGTAAAAAATAAGGATTTTTTATTTTTAAAAGAAATATCAAAAGAGGATAAAATAAAATTATTCTTATGGAATTGTGGTTTATATACAATGTTAAAGAAAATTAAAAATAAATCATAA
- the pssE gene encoding PssE/Cps14G family polysaccharide biosynthesis glycosyltransferase: MIFVTVGTHEQGMNRLFIELDKLVEKGQITDEIFAQIGYSNYIPRNYKSKKMIGYDEMDENMRKSDIVITHGGPGSIFHPLKYNKVPIVVPRNPEFNEHVDNHQILFTKRLDENSKVIGVYDIENLDETIRNYNELSKKCNNYSSSKNEFIKKFDKAVLEIRHMK; this comes from the coding sequence TTGATATTTGTTACAGTAGGAACTCATGAACAAGGTATGAATAGATTATTTATAGAATTGGATAAGTTAGTTGAAAAAGGGCAAATTACAGATGAAATATTTGCTCAAATTGGATATAGCAATTATATTCCTAGAAATTATAAAAGTAAAAAAATGATTGGATACGATGAAATGGACGAAAACATGAGGAAAAGTGATATAGTTATAACTCATGGGGGCCCAGGCAGCATATTTCATCCACTTAAATATAATAAGGTACCAATTGTGGTGCCAAGAAATCCTGAATTTAATGAACATGTTGATAATCATCAAATACTTTTCACTAAAAGGTTAGATGAAAATTCGAAAGTTATTGGAGTATATGATATTGAAAATTTAGATGAGACAATAAGAAATTATAACGAGCTTTCTAAAAAATGCAATAATTATAGTTCTAGTAAAAATGAGTTCATTAAAAAATTTGATAAGGCTGTTCTTGAAATAAGGCATATGAAATAA
- a CDS encoding glycosyltransferase: MSIKGKIDMINNTLKVLQIVDSLEAGGIQAFILNINKNMNLNKVRFDYVVYRNENTSEFYDEKVKEMGGEIICLPKNHGIKRIKSFVDLYNFQKNKRYHIVHIHGDRAKSFFEAVALKFCKTPVIIIHSHNDRMSKDKKLYHIHLAIQNIIKHLWKYVVNYEFACSNNAAEWMFSKADVKDSKVRVINNGIDEKKFIYNEETRQRYRKKLKLEDKFVLMHVGRFTYQKNHDFLIDVFNSVRSKCSNAILLLIGEGELKEEVIKKVKSLNLESKVIFYGLSNEIYNILQAADIFVFPSHYEGLPVVGVEVQAASLMTVASDSISDEIKITNYWNSVSLNKSPKEWAEIILKYKDGYIRKDTSEEIRNAGFSVSIIAKKLQDLYINN; encoded by the coding sequence ATGAGTATAAAAGGAAAGATTGATATGATTAATAACACATTAAAAGTACTTCAGATTGTTGATTCTTTAGAGGCTGGAGGTATTCAAGCGTTTATTTTAAACATAAATAAAAATATGAATTTAAATAAAGTCAGATTTGATTACGTTGTATATAGAAATGAGAATACAAGTGAATTTTATGATGAGAAGGTCAAGGAAATGGGTGGAGAGATAATATGTTTACCTAAAAATCATGGAATTAAAAGAATAAAGTCTTTTGTGGATTTATATAACTTTCAAAAAAATAAAAGATATCACATAGTACATATACATGGAGATCGAGCAAAGAGCTTTTTTGAAGCTGTTGCTTTAAAATTCTGCAAAACACCTGTAATAATAATACATTCGCATAATGATCGTATGAGTAAAGATAAGAAATTATATCATATTCATTTAGCGATACAAAATATCATAAAGCATTTGTGGAAATATGTAGTGAATTATGAGTTTGCTTGTTCAAACAATGCAGCAGAATGGATGTTTTCTAAAGCTGATGTAAAAGATTCTAAGGTTAGGGTAATAAATAATGGAATTGATGAGAAGAAATTCATATATAATGAGGAGACACGGCAAAGGTATAGAAAAAAGTTAAAGCTAGAAGATAAATTCGTTCTAATGCATGTTGGCCGTTTTACATATCAAAAGAATCATGATTTTTTAATTGACGTTTTTAATTCAGTTAGGTCTAAATGTAGTAATGCAATTTTGCTATTAATTGGAGAAGGGGAATTAAAGGAGGAAGTTATAAAAAAAGTAAAGTCGTTAAATTTAGAGAGTAAAGTGATATTTTACGGCCTTTCAAATGAAATTTATAACATACTTCAAGCAGCAGATATATTTGTTTTTCCATCGCATTATGAAGGTTTACCGGTTGTAGGGGTAGAGGTTCAGGCGGCAAGTTTAATGACTGTTGCGTCTGATAGTATAAGTGATGAAATAAAAATAACAAATTATTGGAATTCTGTTTCTTTAAATAAATCTCCAAAAGAATGGGCAGAAATAATTTTAAAATACAAAGATGGATATATTAGAAAAGATACATCTGAAGAGATAAGGAATGCAGGATTTAGTGTGAGTATTATAGCTAAAAAACTTCAAGATTTATATATTAACAATTAG
- a CDS encoding UDP-glucose/GDP-mannose dehydrogenase family protein, with product MKVVVAGTGYVGLVTGACLSEIGHDVTCVDIDKNKVEMMKKGISPIYEPGLDELIKRNHDDNRLHFTVDYKNAYKDADLIFIGVGTPEREDGSANLDYVFNVCSQIADNAEKDCLVVVKSTVPIGTNDRIEEFLKENVKNNIHIEVASNPEFLAQGTAVIDTLHAKRIVIGIESEKAERLLRQVYEDYNQPIVVTNRRSAEMVKYASNDFLALKLSFMNEIANFCEMVGADIEDVAKGMSFDPRIGDKFLSAGIGYGGSCFPKDTKALHWLANDNGYELKTIKATIEVNENQKYKLFRQAKKRFGSLKGLKVAVLGLTFKPGTDDLREAPSIPNVRRLIDEGAKVFAYDPVGVNNFKKIYPDEVTYVSTPEETLKDADMAFIFTEWNEIKELDLKIYEELMNTPIILDGRNCYKVKEAKGREIDYYSIGRKAVLNLEKKLKEEMTAMVI from the coding sequence ATGAAAGTAGTAGTTGCAGGAACAGGATACGTAGGATTAGTTACAGGGGCATGTCTTTCAGAAATAGGACATGATGTAACTTGTGTTGATATAGATAAAAATAAAGTTGAAATGATGAAAAAGGGAATTTCACCTATATATGAACCAGGTTTAGATGAACTTATAAAGAGAAATCATGATGATAATAGATTACATTTTACAGTTGATTATAAAAATGCTTACAAAGATGCTGATTTAATATTCATAGGGGTTGGTACTCCAGAAAGAGAAGATGGATCAGCTAACTTAGATTATGTATTTAATGTATGCAGTCAAATTGCAGACAATGCAGAGAAAGATTGTTTAGTAGTTGTTAAATCAACAGTTCCAATAGGAACTAATGATAGAATTGAAGAATTTTTAAAAGAAAATGTTAAAAATAATATTCATATAGAAGTAGCTTCAAATCCAGAATTTTTAGCACAGGGCACAGCAGTTATTGATACTTTACATGCTAAGAGAATTGTAATTGGGATTGAATCAGAGAAAGCAGAAAGGCTTTTAAGACAAGTTTACGAAGATTATAATCAGCCGATAGTTGTTACAAATAGAAGAAGTGCAGAAATGGTTAAATATGCTTCAAATGACTTTTTGGCACTTAAACTATCATTTATGAATGAAATAGCAAATTTTTGTGAAATGGTTGGAGCAGATATTGAAGATGTAGCTAAAGGAATGAGTTTTGATCCAAGAATAGGAGATAAATTCTTAAGTGCTGGAATCGGATATGGGGGATCATGTTTCCCTAAAGATACTAAGGCACTTCATTGGTTAGCTAATGACAATGGATATGAATTAAAAACAATAAAAGCAACAATTGAAGTAAATGAAAATCAAAAGTATAAATTATTCAGACAAGCTAAAAAGAGATTTGGCAGCTTAAAAGGATTAAAGGTAGCAGTACTTGGTTTAACATTTAAACCTGGAACTGATGATTTAAGAGAAGCACCATCAATACCAAATGTAAGAAGATTAATAGATGAAGGTGCTAAAGTATTTGCATATGATCCAGTTGGGGTTAATAATTTTAAAAAGATATATCCAGACGAAGTAACTTATGTAAGCACTCCAGAAGAAACTTTAAAAGATGCAGATATGGCATTTATATTTACAGAATGGAATGAAATCAAAGAATTAGATTTAAAGATTTATGAAGAATTAATGAATACGCCTATAATCTTAGATGGCAGAAACTGTTATAAAGTAAAAGAAGCTAAAGGTCGAGAAATAGATTATTATTCAATTGGACGAAAAGCTGTTTTAAATCTTGAGAAAAAACTTAAAGAAGAAATGACAGCTATGGTAATATAG
- a CDS encoding glycosyltransferase family 4 protein — protein sequence MKICFITTTIFNLGGVQRVVSVLASELSKNNKVEVICTDERFHINREMYGLSSSVSINFNKELIQKNFINKIFCRTFQKVNLLTGIFNNVNMDGLLTQAYYPKEIQKKFINYLNLQKYDIVIGIEGYYSLLLGIINDSLNAKTIGWLHNSYDAYLKNKDKYYWKQDKLFEKYIPELNRCVVLTNSDKVKYKKRLKIDCEVIYNPLSFECHMKSSCSEKYIIFVGRLLEIQKGLDLLIEAFSIIHKVHTDWKLKIVGDGDDKESLINNIKKHNLENNVLLTGKCDNVKEHYLYSSIFVSTSRWEGFGLSITESMECGVPVVAFDNSGPKEIIDRNNINGVLVENHDAAKFAEEVIKLIEDDEKREAMSLESIKRAQDFKSEKIIKQWNELMEEL from the coding sequence ATGAAGATATGTTTTATAACAACTACAATTTTTAATTTAGGAGGAGTTCAAAGAGTAGTTTCTGTTTTAGCAAGTGAATTAAGCAAAAACAATAAAGTAGAGGTAATATGTACTGATGAAAGATTTCATATTAACCGAGAGATGTATGGTTTAAGTTCTAGTGTAAGTATAAATTTTAATAAGGAATTAATACAAAAAAACTTTATTAATAAAATTTTTTGCAGAACTTTCCAGAAAGTAAATTTACTAACTGGCATTTTTAATAATGTAAACATGGATGGTTTATTGACTCAGGCATATTATCCTAAAGAAATTCAAAAGAAGTTTATAAATTATTTAAACCTACAAAAATATGACATTGTTATAGGAATTGAGGGTTATTATAGTTTGCTACTTGGAATAATAAATGATAGCTTAAATGCTAAAACCATAGGGTGGCTGCATAATTCTTATGATGCATATTTAAAAAACAAAGATAAATATTATTGGAAGCAGGATAAATTGTTTGAGAAATATATACCAGAACTTAATCGTTGTGTAGTTCTAACAAATAGTGACAAGGTTAAGTATAAAAAAAGACTTAAGATAGACTGTGAAGTAATATATAATCCTCTAAGCTTTGAATGTCATATGAAATCCTCATGCAGTGAAAAATATATCATATTTGTAGGAAGATTGCTGGAGATACAAAAAGGTTTAGACTTACTTATTGAAGCTTTCAGCATAATACATAAAGTTCATACAGATTGGAAACTTAAGATTGTAGGAGACGGTGATGATAAAGAGAGCCTTATAAATAATATAAAAAAACATAATTTGGAAAATAACGTCTTACTTACAGGAAAGTGTGATAATGTTAAGGAGCATTATTTGTATTCATCTATTTTTGTATCTACATCACGATGGGAAGGCTTTGGGCTATCTATAACTGAATCAATGGAATGTGGAGTGCCAGTAGTAGCTTTTGATAATTCAGGCCCTAAAGAGATAATAGATAGGAATAATATAAATGGAGTTTTGGTGGAAAATCATGATGCGGCTAAATTTGCAGAGGAAGTAATAAAGTTAATTGAAGATGATGAAAAAAGGGAAGCTATGTCTTTAGAATCAATAAAAAGAGCTCAGGATTTTAAGAGTGAAAAAATAATTAAGCAATGGAATGAACTTATGGAAGAATTATAG
- a CDS encoding CpsD/CapB family tyrosine-protein kinase: protein MSVLEAIKHYKKGKDNNTIDDRIHAGFIVEEKPKSVVSEAYRTLRTNIQYSSFDKEIRTIAVTSAEMAEGKSTVAGNIALTFAQSDKKVILVDCDLRKPSVHKNFKASNLVGISEILIGKVSIEEAVQKRNDNLYFLTSGKIPPNPSEMLASSAMSNLIEELKKRYDFVVLDTAPIKAVTDAQILSTKVEGTILVVRAAVTKRDAVIEAKNLLDKVGANIIGAVLHAVENTRGKYSNYYGNEEDKE from the coding sequence ATGTCAGTATTAGAGGCAATAAAACATTATAAGAAAGGAAAAGATAATAATACAATTGATGATAGAATTCATGCAGGGTTTATAGTAGAAGAAAAGCCAAAATCAGTGGTCTCAGAAGCATATAGAACCTTGAGGACAAATATTCAGTATTCTTCATTTGATAAAGAGATAAGAACCATTGCAGTTACAAGTGCAGAAATGGCGGAAGGGAAATCCACTGTTGCTGGAAATATTGCATTAACCTTTGCACAAAGCGATAAAAAGGTTATTCTGGTAGATTGTGATTTAAGAAAACCTTCAGTACATAAAAACTTTAAAGCATCAAATTTAGTTGGAATTTCGGAAATTTTAATTGGAAAGGTTTCTATTGAAGAAGCTGTGCAAAAACGTAATGATAATTTATATTTTTTAACTTCAGGGAAAATTCCTCCTAACCCATCAGAGATGCTAGCATCATCAGCCATGAGTAATTTGATTGAAGAATTAAAAAAAAGATATGATTTTGTAGTTTTAGATACGGCCCCCATTAAAGCAGTTACGGATGCTCAAATACTTTCAACAAAAGTTGAGGGGACTATTTTAGTAGTTAGAGCAGCTGTAACAAAAAGGGATGCGGTTATAGAGGCAAAAAATCTTCTAGATAAGGTTGGAGCTAATATAATAGGAGCAGTATTACACGCAGTAGAAAATACTAGAGGAAAATACAGTAACTATTATGGAAATGAAGAGGATAAGGAATAA
- a CDS encoding CpsB/CapC family capsule biosynthesis tyrosine phosphatase gives MADIHSHILPGIDDGSENMEMTLEMLRNAERNGTREIVATPHYLLEYGDATINEVKALTEEVAAAANREGINIKIYSGQEIYYNENIIENFLQGNIGTINDSRYMLIEFPMHGFDNNIVDVIYELQVRDIVPIIAHPERYKPFREEPSLINKFIDAGYLFQINSGSIEGKFGESVRKTASLYLENNIYNFIGSDAHNVECRNSGIRDAIKVLKVTNVTGSLMNEKILEESSEKLLNNHEVEFVGKKIKSKKSILSFLKI, from the coding sequence ATAGCAGATATACATTCACATATATTACCAGGTATTGATGACGGTTCTGAGAATATGGAAATGACATTAGAAATGTTAAGAAATGCAGAGAGAAATGGAACACGAGAAATTGTAGCAACTCCTCATTATTTATTGGAATATGGAGATGCAACTATAAATGAAGTTAAAGCTTTGACAGAGGAAGTTGCGGCAGCTGCAAATAGAGAAGGAATCAATATTAAAATTTATAGTGGTCAGGAGATTTATTATAATGAAAACATAATTGAAAATTTCTTGCAGGGTAATATAGGGACCATAAATGATTCTAGATATATGCTGATTGAATTTCCTATGCATGGATTTGATAATAACATAGTTGATGTTATTTATGAATTACAGGTTAGGGACATAGTTCCAATAATAGCTCATCCTGAAAGATATAAACCATTTAGAGAAGAGCCATCATTAATTAATAAGTTTATTGATGCAGGATATTTATTTCAGATAAATTCAGGAAGTATTGAAGGGAAGTTTGGAGAAAGTGTTAGAAAAACTGCTTCGTTATATTTAGAAAATAACATATATAATTTCATTGGTTCTGATGCACATAATGTAGAATGCAGAAATTCGGGCATAAGAGATGCCATTAAAGTATTGAAAGTTACAAATGTTACTGGTAGCTTAATGAATGAAAAAATACTTGAAGAAAGTTCTGAAAAATTATTAAATAATCATGAGGTGGAATTTGTTGGTAAAAAGATAAAGAGCAAAAAATCTATATTATCGTTTCTTAAGATTTAA
- a CDS encoding UDP-N-acetylglucosamine--LPS N-acetylglucosamine transferase → MKVCFITSSGGHLTHLIQLKEWWQDKERFWVTFEKEDSKSILKDEKKYWCYFPTNRNIKNLIKNTFLALKILHKEKPDLIVSTGAAPAIPFFYLGKLFGAKVIYIEVYDRIEKPTITGKVVYPISDLFVLQWEEQKKFYPKGKVLEGLF, encoded by the coding sequence ATGAAGGTATGTTTTATAACCTCAAGTGGTGGCCACTTGACTCATTTAATTCAATTAAAAGAGTGGTGGCAAGATAAGGAGAGATTTTGGGTTACTTTTGAGAAGGAGGATTCAAAATCAATACTTAAAGATGAGAAAAAATATTGGTGTTACTTCCCTACAAATAGAAATATTAAAAATTTAATTAAAAACACATTTTTAGCCTTAAAAATACTTCATAAAGAGAAGCCGGATTTAATAGTCAGCACTGGTGCGGCTCCTGCCATTCCATTTTTCTACTTAGGAAAGCTTTTTGGTGCAAAGGTAATTTACATTGAAGTGTATGATAGAATAGAGAAACCAACAATAACAGGAAAAGTAGTTTATCCAATTAGTGATTTATTTGTGTTACAGTGGGAAGAGCAAAAGAAATTTTATCCAAAGGGAAAAGTATTGGAGGGATTATTTTGA